A single Denticeps clupeoides chromosome 7, fDenClu1.1, whole genome shotgun sequence DNA region contains:
- the LOC114793830 gene encoding charged multivesicular body protein 4b has protein sequence MSVFGKLFGGGSKGGKNPSPQEAIQRLRETEEMLAKKQDFLEKKIEQELLTAKKNGTKNKRAALQALKRKKRYEKQLAQIDGTLSTIEFQREALENANTNTEVLKNMGFAAKAMKAAHENMDIDKVDDLMQDITEQQELAQEISDAISRPVGFGEEFDEDELLAELEELEQEELDRNLLEIGGSENVPLPNVPSTSLPAKPAKNKVEEDEEEMENLKAWAMKAM, from the exons ATGTCCGTGTTTGGGAAGTTGTTCGGTGGGGGAAGTAAAGGAGGAAAGAACCCGAGTCCGCAGGAAGCGATCCAGCGACTTCGGGAAACAGAGGAGATGTTAGCTAAGAAACAGGACTTCCTGGAGAAGAAGATCGAACAAGAACTCCTCACGGCGAAGAAAAACGGCACGAAAAACAAAAGGG CCGCTTTGCAGGCCCTGAAGAGGAAGAAGCGCTACGAGAAGCAGCTGGCGCAGATCGACGGCACCCTGTCCACCATCGAGTTCCAGCGGGAAGCGCTGGAGAACGCCAACACCAACACCGAGGTGCTGAAGAACATGGGCTTCGCGGCCAAGGCGATGAAGGCCGCGCACGAGAACAT GGACATCGACAAGGTGGACGACCTGATGCAGGACATCACGGAGCAGCAGGAGCTGGCGCAGGAGATCTCGGACGCCATCTCGCGACCCGTCGGGTTCGGAGAGGAGTTTGATGAG GATGAACTCCTTGCTGAACTTGAAGAGTTGGAACAGGAGGAATTGGACCGAAACCTGCTGGAAATCGGTGGTTCAGAAAATGTCCCACTACCCAACGTGCCTTCTACATCTCTACCAGCCAAACCAG CCAAAAACAAGGtggaagaggatgaggaagaaaTGGAGAATCTGAAGGCTTGGGCAATGAAGGCCATGTAA